Genomic window (Sparus aurata chromosome 19, fSpaAur1.1, whole genome shotgun sequence):
agaggaagaggaagaagcaatTGTTTTTTCCGTTTCCCTCTTGCTTTGGTGTTTCAGTGGGTGAAAAGTGTGTCGAAACCCTGTTTGACAATCAAGTGACATTTTCAAGTGTCTGTGTGGCAGTGTTGACATGACGAGGGACTTACATGGCAGTAAAATTCACAACGCACTTAAAGACAAAAGAACATGGAGCTCCAAAGGACGTCGAGATGTCCAGATCAGCAACATTTTAATTATAGCAGAAGCAGCTGAATATCTGTAGGTCAGGATGTGTTGGAATGTAGCAACTGAGACAAAGAACGTTTCACCTATAATCCAAAACTTCTCAAATTTGAACCTTGATATcttttaaggcccccacacaccgcccagacgtccaactgccttatccgaccactctccgaccactccgttgcctcttgtctgacccgttcggcagaaaagttgcattgaacacaccgcttcgacgtgctgcctactgcacagtagcgtgtacgttctgcgcttgcgcgagatgcaataagcgggtggcgcttgtgttgtgagttgtaaacgagaggcttgtgcacgcaactctctttactttcgatcaaaacgaaacttaactatttctgataaaaaacagctgcatactaaacatgcagcaaggcattaccaaactaacacaaattaattcgtcctgaacggacataataactagtgcatagaaaaacaaatcgcacacagtattccgtccctcccacacaccgcgctgattcgccagcacaccgccaatcagaacggccattcagctggcacacaaccaatcagagaatccaatggctcagacgtccgacggccctcctcctcagacttcgcatgctcagtcggatgcAACAACGTCcacgcggctccgaaagcttccgacagagccaaacacaccaaacatatttgttcccgacctcgtccgagtctctccaaacgcttcagacgtccaacggttgggccggtgtgttcctgcctttaaacTGAAACTAGGGGTGCCTAATTTGATTTGACGTTCAATTTGACAAATATCACATCTGGATTTATGAAGATCCACGGATCATAAGTTTCATTTCGTGACTACTATCATTTAGATTTCTGAACAGCTGAATTTAGTCATATTTTCTTATCTTCTTATCTTAAGTTACTAAACAAGTCCAGCTTCCTTTTGACGTTCAAACCTTCTAGATAGATACATGAcggtatagatagatagatagaccgCTCTCTGTTCGGTTTGTTTCCACCTCTGTTTTATCATTGCATCACATCATCTGACACACATTCTCTGACTTGTTGTTTGTCTCTCAGTTTGCTGAGTCACAGTCAAAACATTTCTCTTTGCTGTGCATTAAAACACATGATTCATGAGGCCCTCTTTAAGCAGGAGGTGGCAACTTGCTGCCTCTGAGTGATGACTTGGTGGTAAACTTTTGGGCTTCCTCTTGTCACACTTTCACCATGTTGCAGGATCAGTGTTAGCCTTGGTGGTCTCAACGAGGCTTCACTCCCACTACAGTCTTGTGGCATTTTAGGTTTGTGTCAGTCATTCAGAGCCAAACTCACACGGCCAGTAATCTTTAACACAGAAGAAGCTGAGGAACTGAAAGTCCATATTCAAGGCTAGTCTCTGGTTGtctctgattttttttggtttcagttTCTACTCAGTCTTGattaacttatttatttttcgttCATGCGGGTGGAACTATCTCAACCAAGTCCAGAGAGGTTTTTATATGACTTCCTTTCTGGCCCAAAACACACGATGACATCACTGATGAAGCATCGGGAGGATATTTCTGATGAAAAGTTAAATCACCATCAGACGACTGTCAACAGGCTCCAAGATTACAATTCTGTTAATGCATTCCACCTCCTTTGCTCTCAAAACAGACATTATGATCAACACTACCCAGACAATAAATCAACTACAACCAGAACAAAAGGCCCAAACCAAAACCTTGTCCCTTCCCTACAGATTCTGCATTCATAAGCTCACATATTATGTATTTGTAATGTTAAACGTTTACATTTTGCTCAGTGTTTGCATCATTTAGTAAAGTTGATTACTCATTTAAATAGCAAATTCAAGAATGCTTACTACAACACAAAAGACTCTAAGTCCAATCCCTCATTCAGCTTCAACCAAGTTGGTCCAAATTATTAAAGAAGCGGTTATTTTGCCACTTCTTCTTGTGGTATACTCATGCATTTACTTTGGTTAGCCAATGTTTTGAGATCAGCATGATTAGAATCTATGCTGAGAGAAGCCTGAGTACCCAGAACAGAAGCAGTGACTGTGCCAAAATTAAACGCATGTATGTGTCTCAATCAATTTCCTCCACAGTGTTTGAGAAACTTACATTACAATCATCTGCGTAAAGAAATCTAAACTGTGGATCATTTAGCTTCACGCCTTCATTATCAGTACGTTGAAAGTTTAGGGGATTGGTTGCACAACCTTTTTCTGTCCGCTAAGAATCAAATTAAGGGTTTTTGTGTCTCCTTTGTTCATTTAACTTCACACTTTGAGTGAATTTGAAGATATTCATTAGTTGGTTATATCACAGTGCTGCCAAGTGTGAGTTACCATTAACCCTGATAACTTAAAAGAaattatgacacattttttcaaTAAACCTTTCCGTCACACTGGTTAGAAATACTTCCAGTGAAGTAGTGAATAATAACAGTGTGCGTGAGTCTAATCGCTGATGTCAGAATGCAAAATGGAAACTAAAAGTTATTTgatctgtaaatgtttttctcatGACGATGCAAAACATGCAGCATCACCCACCACACTGTGCATCTCTTTCACACTATGCGTGAGCCTGTATcagaactctgtgtgtgtgtgtgtgtgtgtgtgtgtgtgtgtgtgtgtgtgtgtgtgtgtgtgtgcgtgtcaggATGTTTCTCAGAAAGATGCTGGTGGTTTGAAGCTGAACAGAGGGCTCAGAAGAGTTTGATGAAGGGGTGGAGGTGTGATATCAGCAAGACCACAAGACACATACACTCAtatacaacacagacacaaatacatCTAGAAAAACGTCCCCCCCCGCTCTGCACTTACCCATAAATATCCAAACATCCGTCAGGTGGTGTACTTGCAGtcaaccagtcaaccagtcaaccagtcaaccagtcgcTCCGTTGATCACAATGTCTCCGAGGATCCTGTCCATcgccctcctcctgctctttgtGTGCTCCGCATATTCAGACAGTAAGTGACAAATAATTACTAACACACATTATACTGAACCAGTGTTGTTATTAAGTGTTATTCCCCATCAATGACGGGGACACAATTTAGACCCTCAGTCGAGCTCGTGCAACCAATCTAGACGTTTATGTGCTAACGtttttttagcttagcagccaTAGTGAAGGCTttaaaaaaagggtgtaaacgtgtttttaaatcaatttgggatctcagggcttccagagactttgaTTTcactgtatggagccatttaatgttttcttattaggagaatgctgcaacgctgttttgctgcgaagctccaaaAACACTTGTATGACTGTGAAACCTGACTTTACATTAGTACTCATCATACGAGCTCAGAGTTAGAAACCATGTGAAGCATTTCACCAGTTTTTCATATATAAATGGACACCAAACAAGACTCTAGTTAAAATCCAAtggtttttgtttggtttcttcTTACAGTAGATTAATTAGAGCCTTACTGACAATCAGTTTTGGGGCTGATGCCGATATCCACACATGTTATGGTTATTAAACACTGAAATGGAAGGCAGGATATTACGTAGTCGATATTCGGTTGCCTTAAACAGTGTCAGTGCACAGAAATACTtaacttcactgggaattttataaaataaagcaccccaagcatcttttactGCATTATTAACTTCTCTCTATCCTCCTCAGTGCGCCACCCTGGTAGCAGACTTTCACATCCATGTTGCGCCAGCGTCACCACCCTTAACATCACTGACAAGGTGATTGGGAACACATATCGTGAAAAGCCTGCCGGACCTCAAAGCCCGTGTGTGCATGCTTTACTGTAAGTTCATACATATCGTCCGACCAGTGTTTGCATTAGGTGCGTGTAAATGTCCCGCAGATAAAAATATCAGCAGACAAATCATCAGGAACAGGAACAGACAAAATATTCTGCACCAACGGATCATAGCGTCTACATGTTTAAATGCTGTTTGAACGCACACTTTAAACTTATTTATCCATTTACAGTTTGAAGACAAACAAGGGAGAGGTCTGTGTTGATCCCAAGAGTGAATGGGTCAAGAATCGTAAGTtgtaccaacacacacaccgacacacacacacacagtataacaccataaacacagaaaaactgatgttattttttttgcctttctttCTAGTCATTGCCAATATGAGGAAGGAGTGAAGCATGGCCGCCTGTCTGAGCGAGACATTTTCCTGCTGCTGATACTTATATGCACTGATACATGTATTTGTATACACCTCGATGCTTGCTACTGAGCTTAAGCATATATGATAACAAGTAGTTTGAAgcaataaatatattttgtataCCAAACAGTAAAGTAATGCTGTACCAGATAGTTTGAAGCTTCATTCGttacaaaaacattaaacttcTACGTTAACATTAAAACGCTgtgcattgttttttgttttttttgcatgtctATTAATTGTGTTTAAACCCAGTACAGCAGGCAAAATCAGACCTGGTTAACACTGTTTGTATTAAACCTTTTATAGAATAAGATTCCGGTGGCGGCTGAGTAGGATTGTTTCAGACTTGTGTATCCAAACATTTCCGATAAGTCTGAAACGTGCTGAAAGAGAATTATAATTTCCAAAGTTTACAGCATGATTTAAACCCGCAAAATATTCAGCTTCAATCCACATCTGTTGACATTTAGTATTTAAAAAGCAACATTCCCTCTGCAGTCAAACTAAATTCACCTCCTCGTCGCGGTTGTTTATCTAATCGCAGCAGTCAAGTTGGTGTTTCTGAGCTATGGTGTTGAATAATAACCTAACATTGTTGCAGAATATCATGGTGTCACAGTTTTTACCCTATTTCTGTAAAACCGTGTCATAGTTATCATGTGAATTGCTGAGTAATGGCCAAAAATGGGTTTTTACAGTGACGTTTAATTACTaattctaatcagttcatccttccCTTCAAGTGACGTTTACGCCAAAGTTGAGGAAATTCCCTGAAAGCGTTCCTGAGATATGGTGTT
Coding sequences:
- the LOC115570084 gene encoding C-X-C motif chemokine 5-like, yielding MSPRILSIALLLLFVCSAYSDMRHPGSRLSHPCCASVTTLNITDKVIGNTYREKPAGPQSPCVHALLLKTNKGEVCVDPKSEWVKNLIANMRKE